The DNA sequence GCCCGGTTGGGCCGGGGCGGCACCCTCTTCTGCACGCACGTCCGCCTCGGTGGGCTCCTCGACCACTTCGGCCTCCGGGGCCTCCGAGTCGCCCTGCGGCTGCCCCTTGTCATCGACCACCGATACCTGGGTGCCCTCGTTGAGCCGAGACATCCCCTCGATCACCACCCGGTCACTCAGGCTTAAGCCCGAGGTCACCAGCTGCTGGTCTTCGAAGCGCTCTCCCACCTTCACAAACGCGCGGTGGGCCTTGCCCTCCTGGACCACCCACACAAAGGGATCATCCCGGCCCGGCTGGGTCTGCAACGCGCTGCGCACCACAAAGAGCCCCTCCACCTCCCCGAGCTCCAGGCTGGCGCGGGCCGACATCCCCGGACTCAGGCGCCCTTCTTCATTGTCGAGCTTAATCTCCACCCGGAAGGTCCGGCTGTCGGGCTGAATGGTGGGGTTGATGCGGCTGACCTCCCCGACAAAATCTTCGCCCGGGTAGGTGTCGAGCTGGACCGTGGCCTTCATCCCGGTTTGAACCTGGGGGTAGTAGCGCTCGGCCACATCGATCACGACCTTCAGTGGGTCCATCTGCTGAATGGTCAGGATGGCCGGGGCCTGCGCGCCGGCCACAAACTGCTCGCCGGCCACAAAGTAGCGGTGGGTCACCACGCCGCTGATGGGGCTGGTCAACACCGTGTTGCTGCGCAGCAACTCCATGTTGGTGTTGATCGTATCGTAGGCGGCCTGGGCCTGCTCCAGCTGCTGGCGGGCCACCGCGCCGATGTCAACCAGGCGCTTGGCCCGATCCAGCTCCGTCTTGGCGGTGCGCAACTCCACTGCGGCCTGGCGCAAACTGACGTCATCCATCCGCGCCACCACCTGCCCGCGGCGTACCCGGTCGCCTTCCTGCACCCGGACCTGCTCAATGCGGGTGCCCTGGTTCCCGGTGATCTGGGCCACCTCCCAGGCCTCCAGCGTACCGGAGTAGGTCGCCCGGCGGGGCATCGTGGTCTCGGTGGCATGGGTCACGCGTACCGGCGCGGCGCGCTCTTCGACCTTCTCGGCCGGCGCCTCGGCCTCGTCGGCCGGGGGTTTGCAGGCGCTCGTACTCAGGGCGATCCATCCGACCATCCCGAGCATGGCCAGGCTCGCCGGCCAGCGCCGCCGCGAGGAGGTTTTCGACGATTGAGACGGCATCATAAGATCACTCATTGGTATCACTCCGGGCGCCGACCAGGGCTTCCAGGTCGAGCAACGCGTTTAAGTAGTCGTTGAGCGCGGTGGTGTGGTTGAGCCGCGCATCGGTCAGCGCGCTCTCGGCGTCGTTGACCTCCATCAGGCTGTGAACGCCCTCTTCATAACTTGCCTGAGCAATGCGATAGCCCCTCTCGGCCTGCTCCACATTGCGCTCCTGAGCCTCGATGGTTTTCTCCAGATCGGCGATCTTCGCGCG is a window from the Lujinxingia litoralis genome containing:
- a CDS encoding efflux RND transporter periplasmic adaptor subunit: MMPSQSSKTSSRRRWPASLAMLGMVGWIALSTSACKPPADEAEAPAEKVEERAAPVRVTHATETTMPRRATYSGTLEAWEVAQITGNQGTRIEQVRVQEGDRVRRGQVVARMDDVSLRQAAVELRTAKTELDRAKRLVDIGAVARQQLEQAQAAYDTINTNMELLRSNTVLTSPISGVVTHRYFVAGEQFVAGAQAPAILTIQQMDPLKVVIDVAERYYPQVQTGMKATVQLDTYPGEDFVGEVSRINPTIQPDSRTFRVEIKLDNEEGRLSPGMSARASLELGEVEGLFVVRSALQTQPGRDDPFVWVVQEGKAHRAFVKVGERFEDQQLVTSGLSLSDRVVIEGMSRLNEGTQVSVVDDKGQPQGDSEAPEAEVVEEPTEADVRAEEGAAPAQPGQKG